In the Amblyraja radiata isolate CabotCenter1 chromosome 13, sAmbRad1.1.pri, whole genome shotgun sequence genome, one interval contains:
- the LOC116979503 gene encoding GPI mannosyltransferase 4-like gives MEPKVMWLAFGLFRILWCLAPQTGYIHPDEFFQSPEVMAGDILNLKTFHPWEFNTCYPSRTVLFPLVTAGFSFTILKTLQNVGLFGNIINSYTLLVFPRLYLTCLSFILDYSVYHLACLWNLDPWNALTLLSSSHVMLVFHTRTFSNSIEAALFALLLLLVAIDTKQTNVASDAGKKNRKKNKCLMGIVLVSGFFNRPTFIVYALVPMFLWLSHDQKGTFQFSFRTILSNTVGTFSSVIVPTFTFIMIDTLYFDAMFSDIPCLLNTGNPVHKLIATLRRHIALTPLNFIVYNLKSENLSTHGSHPWFTHLTVNSLMLFGTLHLSAVVSGIQIIFSKFTRGAKSLAPKKQQFEQRLLMVFPVTLLMTEYLILVYFVPVIILSFFCHQEGRFLSPLIVPVVLHCAIKHKISKWKLVSVVFNILCSVYFGYLHQGGLIPCISYLEKALHFKDPVVNQEEYILIFYHTYMPPRHLLNVKSDQDSVRIIDLGGSDISVLNSTVNKLLDPFSSIDNNQMNMYIIAPGTVENVFLFCNFRCKSIASFFPHLSMEDPPDMSKLFSKDILMQLSLYIFKVDINV, from the exons GTGACATTTTGAACTTGAAAACCTTCCACCCTTGGGAATTCAATACTTGTTACCCCAGCAGGACAGTTCTTTTCCCATTGGTCACAGCAGGGTTTTCATTCACAATACTTAAAACTTTACAAAATGTTGGCCTCTTTGGCAACATCATAAACAGCTATACTTTGTTGGTTTTCCCCAGACTTTATCTGACGTGCCTGTCCTTTATTTTGGACTACTCTGTATACCATTTAGCCTGTCTCTGGAATTTAGACCCATGGAATGCATTAACCCTGTTGAGTAGTTCTCATGTGATGTTGGTTTTTCACACCAGGACATTTTCAAATTCCATTGAAGCAGCTCTGTTTGCATTGCTGCTGTTGCTAGTGGCTATAGACACAAAGCAAACAAATGTGgcatcagatgctggaaaaaagaaCAGAAAGAAGAATAAATGTCTTATGGGGATTGTTTTAGTGTCAGGATTTTTCAATAGGCCCACCTTCATTGTTTATGCATTAGTGCCCATGTTCCTGTGGCTTTCccatgatcaaaaaggcacatttcagttcagtttcagaacTATTTTGAGCAATACTGTTGGCACTTTTTCATCTGTAATTGTACCCACTTTTACGTTCATTATGATAGATACATTATATTTTGATGCAATGTTTTCTGACATTCCCTGTTTGTTGAATACTGGAAATCCTGTACATAAGCTTATTGCTACTCTAAGACGACATATAGCTTTAACTCCTCTCAATTTCATTGTGTACAACTTGAAATCAGAAAACCTTTCGACACATGGGAGTCATCCATGGTTTACACATCTGACCGTGAATAGTCTTATGCTGTTTGGTACTCTTCATTTGTCAGCTGTAGTATCTGGTATCCAAATCATATTCAGCAAATTTACACGTGGGGCTAAAAGTCTTGCTCCAAAGAAACAGCAATTTGAACAGAGATTATTGATGGTGTTTCCTGTTACACTTTTAATGACTGAATATTTAATTCTAGTTTATTTTGTTCCTGTGATCATTCTTTCTTTTTTCTGTCATCAGGAAGGACGGTTTCTTAGTCCACTTATTGTACCAGTTGTTCTTCACTGTGCTATAAAACATAAGATATCGAAATGGAAATTAGTAAGTGTTGTTTTTAACATCCTGTGTTCAGTATATTTTGGCTACCTACACCAGGGTGGGCTGATTCCTTGTATTTCCTATTTAGAGAAAGCTCTCCATTTCAAGGATCCTGTAGTTAATCAGGAAGAATACATTTTGATATTTTATCACACTTATATGCCTCCTAGACATCTCCTGAATGTCAAATCAGATCAAGACTCTGTCAGAATCATTGATCTGGGAGGATCTGATATTTCTGTGCTCAACAGCACAGTGAATAAATTACTTGACCCTTTTTCTTCTATTGACAACAACCAAATGAATATGTACATCATTGCACCTGGTACTGTTGAAAACGTCTTTCTTTTTTGTAACTTTCGGTGTAAATCTATTGCATCCTTCTTCCCTCATTTGTCCATGGAAGATCCTCCTGATATGTCTAAACTTTTTTCTAAGGATATATTGATGCAGCTGAGTCTTTACATTTTCAAGGT agatattaatgtt